The following are encoded together in the Raineyella sp. LH-20 genome:
- the rplD gene encoding 50S ribosomal protein L4 produces MSTLTIDVLDAQGKKAGTADLPAEIFDVEPNIALIHQVVTAQLAAARQGTHKVKTRGEVAGGGKKPWRQKGTGRARQGSIRAPQWTGGGVVHGPQPRSYAQRTPKKMIAAALYGSLTDRFRDGNLRVVTGLGVAEKPSTKTAVASLATVSEARKVLVVVTRDEEITRLSLRNAVGVHLLVPDQLNAYDVLNADDVVFTTAALEAFVGTRGAEPETAQVEEEQK; encoded by the coding sequence ATGAGCACCCTGACCATCGACGTCCTGGACGCCCAGGGCAAGAAGGCCGGCACCGCTGATCTCCCCGCCGAGATCTTCGACGTCGAGCCGAACATCGCGCTGATCCACCAGGTCGTGACCGCCCAGCTGGCCGCTGCCCGTCAGGGCACCCACAAGGTCAAGACCCGCGGTGAGGTCGCCGGCGGCGGCAAGAAGCCGTGGCGCCAGAAGGGCACCGGCCGCGCCCGTCAGGGCTCGATCCGCGCTCCCCAGTGGACCGGCGGTGGCGTCGTGCACGGCCCGCAGCCGCGCTCGTACGCCCAGCGGACCCCGAAGAAGATGATCGCGGCCGCGCTCTACGGCTCGCTGACCGACCGCTTCCGCGACGGCAACCTGCGCGTCGTGACCGGCCTGGGGGTGGCCGAGAAGCCGTCCACCAAGACCGCCGTGGCGTCCCTGGCCACCGTGTCGGAGGCCCGCAAGGTGCTCGTCGTGGTCACCCGCGACGAGGAGATCACCCGGCTGAGCCTGCGCAACGCCGTCGGCGTGCACCTGCTGGTCCCCGACCAGCTGAACGCGTACGACGTGCTGAACGCTGACGACGTGGTGTTCACCACGGCCGCCCTGGAAGCCTTCGTCGGCACCCGTGGTGCCGAGCCGGAGACCGCTCAGGTCGAGGAGGAGCAGAAGTGA
- the serB gene encoding phosphoserine phosphatase SerB: MQQRPSVPQRLALVSDAEIPADAVAAARALFPGPSGVRHRTEAAWQAVYLEGEAPAPIDVRPVTTRYDLSGAVVHGPLLDGPHLVVMDVDSTFITSEVIEEIAEAAGSRDEVARVTEQAMRGEIDFAESLAARVATLAGVPATVLTDVAARVHYTPGAEQLVRTVQGRGGHVGLVSGGFIEIVAPLAARLDIDLVRANRLEVDADGRLTGRTVGEVVDRRVKERELGAYAAAVGADPQRTVAMGDGANDLAMISAAALGVAFCAKPVVRAQAPAQITFHRLDALCGLLDI, encoded by the coding sequence GTGCAGCAGCGCCCCTCCGTGCCCCAGCGTCTGGCCCTGGTCAGCGACGCCGAGATCCCCGCGGACGCCGTGGCGGCGGCACGGGCCCTGTTCCCCGGCCCCAGCGGCGTACGTCACCGCACGGAGGCCGCCTGGCAGGCGGTCTACCTCGAGGGCGAGGCCCCGGCCCCGATCGACGTCCGCCCGGTCACCACCCGCTACGACCTGTCCGGCGCGGTCGTCCACGGCCCGCTGCTGGACGGCCCGCACCTGGTGGTGATGGACGTCGACTCGACCTTCATCACCAGCGAAGTGATCGAGGAGATCGCCGAGGCCGCCGGATCGCGCGACGAGGTGGCCCGGGTGACCGAGCAGGCGATGCGTGGCGAGATCGACTTCGCCGAGAGCCTCGCCGCCCGGGTGGCTACCCTGGCCGGAGTGCCGGCCACCGTGCTCACCGATGTCGCGGCCCGGGTGCACTACACCCCCGGTGCCGAACAGCTGGTCCGTACGGTGCAGGGCCGCGGCGGACACGTCGGACTGGTCTCCGGCGGCTTCATCGAGATCGTCGCCCCGCTCGCCGCTCGGCTTGACATCGACCTCGTCCGGGCGAACCGGCTCGAGGTCGACGCGGACGGCCGACTCACCGGTCGCACCGTCGGTGAGGTGGTCGACCGCCGGGTCAAGGAGCGCGAGCTCGGGGCGTACGCCGCCGCGGTCGGCGCCGACCCGCAGCGTACGGTCGCGATGGGTGACGGCGCCAACGACCTGGCGATGATCTCCGCCGCGGCGCTCGGGGTGGCCTTCTGCGCCAAGCCGGTCGTCCGGGCGCAGGCCCCGGCCCAGATCACCTTCCACCGCCTGGACGCTCTGTGCGGCCTGCTGGACATCTGA
- a CDS encoding nitrate reductase subunit alpha: MTTPASPGGPASPEGPASPGGAASPGRAASPGPASPGGEPGHAAQPLSDDNGLLGLGTFFRRGIASADKRQLFLTGGREGDVFYRDRWSHDKVVRSTHGVNCTGSCSWKVYVKDGIITWEAQQTDYPDTGPDLPDYEPRGCPRGAAFSWYTYSPTRVRYPYARSVLLRLWNEAKAAHPDPVDAWESIVEDPQKARAYKSQRGKGGLVRISWETANEISAAAHVYTIKRYGPDRLAGFSVIPAMSQVSYGAGTRFYSLLGGTILSFYDWYADLPMASPQVFGDQTDVPESGDWYNSSYLMMWGSNVPVTRTPDAHFMTEVRYRGTKVVSVSPDYADNTKFADEWMAIHPGTDGALGLAMGHVILRDFHVAERTPYFLDYLTKYTDSPFLVSLEEYTAPDGTERTAPGARAYVPGKFLTAEDLPGHAEEENAAFRTVLLDRDGTPRVPNGSLGHRFGASGAGRWNLDLGDIDPLLSLLDGETYEPVELLLARFDAVPAAGDEDGQHLGGAAVHRRGVPARRVGDRLVTTVYDLMLAQYGVQRAGLPGVWPDGEDDEDAVGTPAWAESITGVPAAQITRVAREFARNAADSGGRSMILMGAGTNHYFHSDTIYRTMIALVMMCGCQGRNGGGWAHYVGQEKVRPITGFQQYAFALDWQRPTRHMTTASYWYLATDQWRYDGLPADALLSPLAGDRLRGRTTADTLMEANKRGWMPSYPTFDRSSLQLTDDAAAAGMAAPAYVVDQLQKGELHFACEDPDNPENFPRVVTNWRTNLIGSSAKGAEYFHKHLLGATNAVRAAECGPDRRPLDMVWRDEAATGKVDLFVTMDFRMTSTTLHSDLVLPAATWYEKHDISTTDMHPFIHSFNPAIAPPWESRTDYEVFRELAGAVSELARTHLGTRRDLLAAPLNHDTPDAMGMPHGATKPYAETPMVPGVTMPKLITVERDYTAIRAKFDTIGPLPEKAGMAIKGVLLHPEQEIAELARMNGVARTGPCAGRPLVDTDVKAAEMILRLSGTSNGHLATQGFETLEQRTGTRLSDLAAENEGRRITFADTAQQPQPVITSPEWSGSETGGRRYSAFVQNVERDKPWHTLTGRMHFFLDHDWMADLGENLPTFKPPLDMHRLFGDAKLGSAVPSGAASGGVEVGVRYLTPHNKWSIHSEYQDNLYMLSLSRGGPNIWMSPADAAKIGVKDNDWVESYNRNGVVVARAVVSHRMPEGTVFLHHATERTVDVPRSETSGTRGGIHNALTRVLMKPTHLIGGYAQHAYAFNYVGPTGNQRDEVTVIRRRSQEVQY, encoded by the coding sequence ATGACGACCCCTGCTTCTCCCGGAGGCCCCGCATCTCCCGAAGGCCCCGCATCTCCCGGAGGCGCCGCTTCTCCCGGCCGCGCCGCTTCTCCCGGCCCCGCATCTCCCGGAGGCGAGCCCGGGCACGCCGCCCAGCCGCTCAGCGACGACAACGGTCTGCTCGGGCTCGGCACCTTCTTCCGCCGCGGCATCGCTTCCGCCGACAAGCGCCAACTCTTCCTCACCGGTGGCCGGGAGGGTGACGTCTTCTACCGCGACCGCTGGTCGCACGACAAGGTCGTACGGTCGACCCATGGGGTGAACTGCACCGGCTCGTGCTCGTGGAAGGTCTACGTCAAGGACGGCATCATCACCTGGGAGGCGCAGCAGACCGACTATCCCGACACCGGCCCGGACCTGCCCGACTACGAGCCGCGCGGCTGTCCCCGCGGCGCAGCGTTCAGCTGGTACACCTACTCCCCCACCCGGGTGCGCTACCCGTACGCCCGCTCGGTGCTGTTGCGGCTGTGGAACGAGGCGAAGGCGGCCCACCCGGACCCGGTGGACGCCTGGGAGTCGATCGTCGAGGACCCGCAGAAGGCCCGGGCGTACAAGTCACAGCGCGGCAAGGGCGGGCTGGTCCGGATCAGCTGGGAGACGGCGAACGAGATCTCCGCCGCGGCGCACGTCTACACGATCAAGCGTTACGGGCCCGACCGGCTGGCCGGCTTCTCCGTCATCCCGGCGATGAGCCAGGTGTCGTACGGTGCCGGCACCCGCTTCTACTCGCTGCTCGGCGGCACCATCCTGTCGTTCTACGACTGGTACGCCGACCTGCCGATGGCCTCCCCGCAGGTCTTCGGCGACCAGACCGACGTCCCGGAGTCGGGCGACTGGTACAACAGCTCCTACCTGATGATGTGGGGCTCGAACGTCCCGGTGACCCGTACGCCGGACGCGCACTTCATGACGGAGGTGCGCTACCGCGGCACCAAGGTGGTCTCGGTCTCCCCTGACTACGCCGACAACACGAAGTTCGCCGACGAGTGGATGGCGATCCATCCGGGCACCGACGGGGCGCTCGGGCTGGCGATGGGCCACGTCATCCTGCGCGACTTCCACGTCGCCGAGCGCACCCCGTACTTCCTCGACTACCTGACGAAGTACACCGACTCCCCCTTCCTGGTGTCTCTGGAGGAGTACACCGCCCCGGACGGCACGGAGCGGACAGCGCCCGGGGCGAGGGCGTACGTCCCGGGCAAGTTCCTCACCGCCGAGGACCTGCCCGGGCACGCCGAGGAGGAGAACGCCGCGTTCCGTACGGTCCTCCTCGACCGTGACGGCACCCCACGGGTGCCGAACGGCTCGCTCGGGCACCGCTTCGGGGCGTCCGGCGCCGGCCGGTGGAACCTCGACCTCGGTGACATCGACCCGCTGTTGTCGCTCCTCGACGGTGAAACGTACGAGCCCGTCGAGCTGCTGCTCGCCCGCTTCGATGCGGTGCCGGCGGCCGGGGACGAGGACGGCCAGCACCTGGGCGGCGCGGCCGTGCACCGCCGCGGCGTCCCGGCCCGTCGGGTCGGCGACCGGCTGGTCACCACCGTCTACGACCTGATGCTGGCGCAGTACGGCGTGCAGCGCGCGGGCCTGCCCGGTGTCTGGCCGGACGGTGAGGATGACGAGGACGCGGTCGGCACGCCGGCCTGGGCGGAGTCGATCACCGGGGTGCCGGCAGCACAGATCACCCGGGTCGCCCGGGAGTTCGCCCGCAACGCCGCCGACAGTGGCGGCCGATCAATGATCCTGATGGGCGCCGGGACGAACCACTACTTCCACTCCGACACCATCTACCGGACGATGATCGCGCTGGTGATGATGTGCGGCTGCCAGGGCCGCAACGGCGGCGGCTGGGCGCACTACGTCGGCCAGGAGAAGGTCCGCCCGATCACCGGCTTCCAGCAGTACGCCTTCGCGTTGGACTGGCAGCGGCCGACCCGGCACATGACGACCGCCTCGTACTGGTACCTGGCCACCGACCAGTGGCGCTACGACGGGTTGCCGGCGGACGCACTGCTCTCCCCGCTGGCCGGTGACCGGCTGCGTGGCCGGACCACCGCCGACACCCTGATGGAGGCGAACAAACGCGGCTGGATGCCGTCCTACCCGACCTTCGACCGCAGTTCCCTGCAGCTGACCGACGATGCGGCCGCCGCCGGGATGGCGGCGCCGGCGTACGTCGTCGACCAGCTGCAGAAGGGCGAGCTGCACTTCGCCTGCGAGGACCCGGACAACCCGGAGAACTTCCCGCGGGTGGTCACCAACTGGCGGACCAACCTGATCGGCTCCTCGGCCAAGGGCGCGGAGTACTTCCACAAGCACCTGCTCGGCGCCACGAACGCGGTCCGGGCGGCCGAGTGCGGGCCGGACCGGCGCCCGCTCGACATGGTGTGGCGGGACGAGGCGGCGACCGGCAAGGTCGACCTGTTCGTCACGATGGACTTCCGGATGACCTCGACGACGCTGCACTCCGACCTGGTCCTGCCGGCGGCGACCTGGTACGAGAAGCACGACATCTCGACCACCGACATGCACCCGTTCATCCACTCCTTCAACCCGGCGATCGCGCCGCCGTGGGAGTCGCGGACCGACTACGAGGTGTTCCGGGAGCTCGCCGGCGCGGTCTCCGAGCTGGCGAGGACCCACCTCGGCACCCGTCGCGACCTGCTCGCGGCACCGCTGAACCACGACACCCCGGACGCGATGGGGATGCCGCACGGCGCGACGAAGCCGTACGCCGAGACGCCGATGGTGCCCGGGGTGACGATGCCGAAGCTGATCACCGTCGAGCGGGACTACACCGCGATCCGGGCCAAGTTCGACACCATCGGGCCGCTGCCGGAGAAGGCCGGGATGGCGATCAAGGGGGTGCTGCTGCATCCCGAGCAGGAGATCGCCGAGCTGGCACGGATGAACGGCGTCGCCCGCACCGGGCCGTGCGCCGGCCGGCCGCTGGTCGACACCGATGTCAAGGCGGCCGAGATGATCCTGCGACTGTCCGGCACCTCGAACGGGCACCTGGCCACCCAGGGCTTCGAGACGCTGGAGCAGCGCACCGGCACCCGGCTCTCCGATCTGGCGGCCGAGAACGAGGGCCGGCGGATCACCTTCGCCGACACCGCCCAGCAGCCCCAGCCGGTGATCACGTCCCCGGAGTGGTCCGGCTCGGAGACCGGCGGGCGGCGCTACTCGGCTTTCGTGCAGAACGTCGAGCGGGACAAGCCGTGGCACACGCTGACCGGCCGGATGCACTTCTTCCTCGACCACGACTGGATGGCCGATCTCGGCGAGAACCTGCCGACCTTCAAGCCGCCGCTGGACATGCACCGGCTCTTCGGCGACGCGAAGCTCGGCTCCGCGGTGCCCTCGGGCGCCGCGTCCGGCGGCGTCGAGGTCGGGGTGCGCTACCTCACCCCGCACAACAAGTGGTCGATCCACTCCGAATACCAGGACAACCTCTACATGCTCTCGCTGAGCCGGGGTGGCCCCAACATCTGGATGTCCCCGGCGGACGCGGCGAAGATCGGGGTCAAGGACAACGACTGGGTCGAGTCGTACAACCGCAACGGCGTCGTGGTCGCCCGCGCGGTCGTCTCCCACCGGATGCCGGAGGGGACGGTCTTCCTGCACCACGCCACCGAGCGGACCGTCGACGTGCCCCGGTCGGAGACCTCCGGCACCCGCGGCGGCATCCACAACGCCCTGACCCGGGTGTTGATGAAACCGACCCACCTGATCGGCGGCTACGCCCAGCACGCGTACGCCTTCAACTACGTCGGTCCGACCGGCAACCAGCGCGACGAGGTCACCGTCATCCGTCGCCGCAGCCAGGAGGTGCAGTACTGA
- the rpsJ gene encoding 30S ribosomal protein S10 yields the protein MAGQKIRIRLKAYDHEVIDSSARKIVDTVTRTGAQVAGPVPLPTEKNVFCVIRSPHKYKDSREHFEMRTHKRLIDIIDPTPKTVDSLMRLDLPAGVDIEIKL from the coding sequence GTGGCGGGACAAAAGATCCGCATCAGGCTGAAGGCCTATGACCACGAGGTCATCGACTCCTCGGCGCGCAAGATCGTCGACACGGTGACGCGGACTGGTGCCCAGGTTGCCGGCCCGGTGCCGCTGCCCACGGAGAAGAACGTGTTCTGTGTGATCCGTTCGCCGCACAAGTACAAGGACAGCCGCGAGCACTTCGAGATGCGTACGCACAAGCGGCTCATCGACATCATCGATCCGACGCCGAAGACGGTCGACTCGCTCATGCGCCTCGACCTGCCCGCCGGTGTCGACATCGAGATCAAGCTCTGA
- a CDS encoding molybdenum cofactor guanylyltransferase encodes MEAVPYDAIILAGGRARRLDGISKPDLKLAGSRLLDHSLAATAPARRRVVVGPPSLRIPPTVLHTQECPAHGGPVAGIDAGLHALDRHRRRTSTDRLVLVLACDIPHVATAVPRLLAACLSPASGPLDGAYLIDADGRAQWLAGVYRSGALRRALDRLAADGGVRDASVRRLTAPLDLLPVPVEGTEAADVDTWADHAHLESVMTAGSSILTAPPREH; translated from the coding sequence ATGGAAGCAGTGCCGTACGACGCCATCATCCTGGCCGGTGGCCGGGCACGCCGTCTCGACGGCATCTCCAAGCCCGACCTGAAGCTGGCCGGCAGCCGGCTGCTGGACCACTCGTTGGCGGCCACCGCTCCTGCCCGGCGACGCGTGGTGGTCGGCCCGCCGTCGCTGCGGATCCCCCCCACCGTGCTGCACACCCAGGAGTGTCCGGCGCACGGCGGCCCGGTGGCGGGCATCGACGCCGGCCTCCACGCGCTGGACCGGCACCGACGACGGACCTCCACGGACCGACTCGTTCTCGTCCTGGCTTGTGACATCCCACACGTCGCGACCGCTGTACCGCGTCTCCTGGCGGCCTGTCTGTCCCCCGCGTCCGGTCCGCTCGACGGGGCCTATCTGATCGACGCCGACGGCCGGGCCCAGTGGCTGGCGGGGGTCTACCGGTCGGGCGCGCTGCGGCGGGCACTCGACCGGCTCGCCGCCGACGGCGGTGTCCGCGATGCCTCGGTCCGCCGGCTCACGGCACCCCTGGACCTCCTGCCGGTGCCGGTCGAGGGCACCGAAGCAGCGGATGTCGACACCTGGGCCGACCACGCCCACCTCGAGTCCGTGATGACCGCCGGATCCTCGATCCTGACGGCCCCACCCCGGGAGCACTGA
- the rplW gene encoding 50S ribosomal protein L23: MNEPLKIRVHHDVLIAPVVSEKSYSLIDQNKYTFLVEPDANKTEIKIAVEKVFGVKVTAVNTINRQGKTRRTKFGTGKRPDTKRAIVTVADGQRIDIFGGSVD; this comes from the coding sequence GTGAACGAGCCGCTGAAGATCCGGGTGCACCACGACGTGCTGATCGCCCCGGTCGTCTCCGAAAAGAGCTACAGCCTGATCGACCAGAACAAGTACACCTTCCTGGTCGAGCCGGACGCCAACAAGACCGAGATCAAGATCGCGGTGGAGAAGGTCTTCGGGGTCAAGGTCACCGCGGTGAACACGATCAACCGTCAGGGCAAGACCCGTCGGACCAAGTTCGGCACCGGCAAGCGCCCCGACACCAAGCGTGCGATCGTCACGGTCGCCGACGGCCAGCGCATCGACATCTTCGGAGGCTCGGTCGACTGA
- the rplC gene encoding 50S ribosomal protein L3, producing MSTERKVKGLLGTKLGMTQVWDADNKIVPVTVIQAGPCVVTQVRTPEADGYSAVQLGFGAVKPTKVTKPMAGHFEKAGVTPRRHLMELRTTDAAEYAVGQELLADVFADGEYVDVTGITRGHGTAGVMKRHGFKGLGAGHGVHRKHRSPGSIGGCSTPGRVFRGLRMAGRMGVDKQTVQNLTVHAVDVEKGLILVKGAIPGTKGGLVVLRSANKKAAKEGKAA from the coding sequence ATGAGCACTGAACGCAAGGTGAAGGGGCTGCTGGGCACCAAGCTCGGCATGACCCAGGTCTGGGACGCCGACAACAAGATCGTCCCGGTGACCGTCATCCAGGCCGGTCCCTGTGTGGTGACCCAGGTCCGCACCCCCGAGGCCGACGGCTACTCCGCCGTCCAGCTCGGGTTCGGCGCGGTCAAGCCCACCAAGGTCACCAAGCCGATGGCCGGGCACTTCGAGAAGGCCGGTGTGACGCCGCGCCGGCACCTGATGGAGCTGCGGACCACCGACGCCGCCGAGTACGCGGTCGGCCAGGAGCTGCTCGCCGACGTGTTCGCCGACGGTGAGTACGTCGACGTCACCGGCATCACCCGGGGCCACGGCACCGCCGGTGTCATGAAGCGGCACGGCTTCAAGGGTCTGGGCGCCGGACACGGTGTCCACCGCAAGCACCGCTCGCCGGGTTCCATCGGCGGCTGCTCCACCCCGGGGCGTGTCTTCCGCGGTCTGCGGATGGCCGGTCGGATGGGTGTGGACAAGCAGACCGTGCAGAACCTCACGGTCCACGCTGTCGACGTCGAGAAGGGCCTCATCCTGGTCAAGGGCGCCATCCCCGGCACCAAGGGTGGCCTGGTCGTCCTCCGCAGCGCCAACAAGAAGGCTGCCAAGGAAGGGAAGGCCGCATGA
- a CDS encoding nitrate/nitrite transporter: MAVESALARDLSNWDPNREETWDNRLAWRTLWITTYSLILAFCTWYIVSTVAPQLNNVGFHLTKEQLYWLTSMPGLAAGIIRLIWMFLPPILGTRKLVTISSLLLLIPMLGWTFAVRDSSTSYGTLLLLAFACGIGGGIFSGYMPSTGYFFPKKRAGTALGIQAGIGNFGMSIIQVLGPWVMGFGLFGTAFLTPQEAAGHPIWLHNVGLVLVPWVVLAAVLAFFFLRDVPIKANIRQQIDIFGNRNTWFLMLIYLMTFGAFSGFAAQFALLLNNTYGITSKFVPSGGDVTGLVAGAAYAFLPPLIASAVRVAWGPLCDRFGGAVWTFVSGVGMTVSILVAAAFLNPTSPDQYKGFLWAMFAMFFFAGIGNAGTFKQMPMIMPPRQAGGVIGFTAAIASFGPFIVGVALANLANQAFFIGCGIFFLFCTVLTWVMYARPKAPFPG; encoded by the coding sequence ATGGCCGTCGAGAGCGCCCTGGCACGAGACCTTTCCAACTGGGACCCGAACCGTGAGGAGACCTGGGACAACCGCCTGGCCTGGCGGACCCTGTGGATCACGACCTACTCGCTGATCCTGGCCTTCTGCACCTGGTACATCGTCTCCACCGTGGCTCCGCAGCTCAACAACGTCGGATTCCACCTGACCAAGGAGCAGCTCTACTGGCTCACCTCGATGCCCGGCCTGGCCGCCGGCATCATCCGGCTGATCTGGATGTTCCTGCCGCCGATCCTGGGCACCCGCAAGCTGGTCACCATCTCCTCACTGCTGTTGCTCATCCCGATGCTGGGCTGGACGTTCGCGGTGCGCGATTCCAGCACCTCGTACGGCACACTGCTGCTGCTCGCTTTCGCCTGTGGCATCGGCGGCGGCATCTTCTCCGGCTACATGCCCTCCACCGGCTACTTCTTCCCCAAGAAGCGGGCGGGCACCGCGTTGGGCATCCAGGCCGGCATCGGCAACTTCGGCATGTCGATCATCCAGGTGCTCGGCCCGTGGGTGATGGGCTTCGGCCTTTTCGGCACGGCCTTCCTCACCCCGCAGGAGGCGGCCGGGCACCCGATCTGGCTGCACAACGTGGGCCTGGTGCTGGTGCCCTGGGTGGTCCTCGCCGCGGTGCTGGCGTTCTTCTTCCTCCGCGATGTGCCGATCAAGGCCAACATCCGCCAGCAGATCGACATCTTCGGCAACAGGAACACCTGGTTCCTGATGCTGATCTACCTGATGACCTTCGGCGCGTTCTCCGGGTTCGCCGCCCAGTTCGCCCTGCTGCTCAACAACACGTACGGCATCACGTCGAAGTTCGTCCCGTCCGGCGGTGACGTCACCGGGCTGGTCGCCGGCGCCGCGTACGCCTTCCTGCCGCCGCTGATCGCCTCCGCGGTCCGGGTGGCCTGGGGGCCGCTGTGCGACCGGTTCGGCGGGGCGGTCTGGACCTTCGTCTCCGGCGTCGGGATGACCGTGTCGATCCTGGTGGCCGCGGCCTTCCTCAACCCCACCTCGCCCGACCAGTACAAGGGATTCCTGTGGGCGATGTTCGCGATGTTCTTCTTCGCGGGCATCGGCAACGCCGGCACGTTCAAGCAGATGCCGATGATCATGCCGCCACGCCAGGCGGGTGGGGTGATCGGCTTCACCGCGGCGATCGCCTCCTTCGGCCCGTTCATCGTCGGCGTGGCGCTGGCCAACCTGGCCAACCAGGCGTTCTTCATCGGCTGCGGGATCTTCTTCCTCTTCTGCACCGTCCTCACCTGGGTGATGTACGCCCGTCCGAAGGCACCCTTCCCCGGCTGA
- the rplB gene encoding 50S ribosomal protein L2: MGIRKYKPTTPGRRGSSVADFVELTRSTPEKSLLVAKPKTGGRNNNGRITTRHIGGGHKQAYRLIDFKRYDKDGVPAKVAHIEYDPNRTARIALLHYADGEKRYIIAPKDLQQGALVVAGEGADIKPGNNLPLRSIPVGTTVHAVELRPGGGAKMGRSAGASVQLVAREGKKATLRLPSGEMRMVDVRCRATVGEVGNAEQSNIDWGKAGRNRWKGKRPTVRGVVMNPIDHPHGGGEGRTSGGRHPVSPWGKPEGRTRDKNKASNRDIVRRRKSGKKR; encoded by the coding sequence ATGGGTATCCGTAAGTACAAGCCGACAACGCCGGGCCGCCGTGGCTCGTCGGTTGCCGACTTCGTCGAGCTGACCCGGTCGACGCCGGAGAAGTCGCTGCTCGTCGCGAAGCCGAAGACCGGCGGCCGCAACAACAACGGCCGGATCACCACCCGCCACATCGGTGGCGGGCACAAGCAGGCCTACCGCCTGATCGATTTCAAGCGCTACGACAAGGACGGCGTGCCGGCCAAGGTCGCTCACATCGAGTACGACCCGAACCGCACCGCCCGGATCGCGCTGCTGCACTACGCCGACGGCGAGAAGCGCTACATCATCGCGCCGAAGGACCTCCAGCAGGGGGCCCTGGTGGTCGCTGGTGAGGGTGCCGACATCAAGCCCGGCAACAACCTGCCGCTGCGCTCCATCCCGGTCGGCACCACGGTCCACGCCGTGGAGCTGCGCCCCGGTGGCGGCGCCAAGATGGGCCGCTCCGCCGGCGCGTCGGTGCAGCTGGTCGCCCGTGAGGGCAAGAAGGCCACGCTGCGTCTCCCCTCCGGTGAGATGCGCATGGTCGACGTCCGCTGCCGCGCCACCGTCGGTGAGGTCGGCAACGCCGAGCAGTCGAACATCGACTGGGGCAAGGCCGGCCGCAACCGTTGGAAGGGCAAGCGCCCGACCGTCCGTGGTGTGGTCATGAACCCGATCGACCACCCGCACGGTGGTGGTGAGGGTCGTACGTCCGGTGGCCGTCACCCGGTCTCTCCCTGGGGCAAGCCCGAGGGCCGTACGCGTGACAAGAACAAGGCCAGCAACCGCGACATCGTGCGGCGTCGCAAGTCCGGCAAGAAGCGCTGA